The genomic interval GCAGGGAAGGTTCAGTGAGCACACGGATCAAGGCGTCGGCAAGCGCGCGTGGATCCCTCGCTTCGACGAGCAATCCGCTTTCGCCGGGTATTATCAGCTCGGGGATGCCTCCGACATTCGTCCCCACAAGAGGCAGTCCGCTCGCCATCGACTCGAGCCCTGATATGCTGGTTGCTTCCATGAGCGATGGAAGCACGGCCACGGTTGACAGTGCGTAGAAACCCGGCATGGATTGATTCGGCACGTTCCCTGTGAAGAACACTCCCTCGCGATGGCCGGCATCGGAGAGCATTACCTCAAAGCGCTCGCGTTCCTCGGGAAATCCTCCGCCCACGATCAGAATCTGCGCACCGGGAACCCGCTCGCGTATCAAGGGCACGGCGCGAATAAGATATTCCACGCCGTTTTTCGGTTCGAGGCGGCGGGGACAGACAATGACGGGCCGTGTCAGATCTATGCCGAAATCTTTGTCCAGAACTCCGAACGAGAGACCCGGCTTGAATTTCGCCGCATCGACGCCGTTGGGAATGTAATAGAGTCGGTCCGAGCGGACGCCGGTGCGCGCGGACTTCTCGTGCAGTTCCCTGCTCGGGCTGATGATCGCCTGCGGATGATGCAGATACGCCCGGATCTTCGCCCTGCCACGGGGTGTTTCGCAATACTCGAGATAATTCGAGGTATGATTGGTCCACACGAGCGGAAGGCGGCTGCGCAAGGTCCAGGTCGACCAGCAGTTGGGTGTGAGGTCGTGCCAGTGAAGCACGTCCACCTTCATCTGCGACATCAGGGCAAGAATGTAGGAACGCACCATGCGGATATAGATGACGTGTTTCACGCGCGGCGTGGTGTTGGTGATAAAGAGCCGATGCACCGTGAAACCGTCCATCTCCTCCCGGTGGTTCTCGCCCGTTCCGTACACGGGTACGACAAGATTGACAGTGTGCCCATTCGCCGCATGCGCGCGCGCGAGTTCATAGGCATGGGTGGCCATGCCGCCCACGTTCGGAAAAAAGTCGGATGTAAGGAGTATGATATTCATGAGCGCATCAGATTCCGAGCAAAGCGCGGGCGTCTTCCACCACGCGCTGAAGACGATGGATGGCCTGGTGTTCGCGGACGGCGCGTGCGTGTCCCCGCTCCGCGATTTCGAGGCGCTCGCGGTCATGCTCCAGGTAGTACACGATTTTTTCCCGCAGTTCCGCTTCGTTCTCGAAGCACGCTATCTCGCTGCCTTCCACGAACAGTTCCTCCGCCTGCTCGCGCGATCGCTGCGTGAGGAGGAAGCCGCCGAAGCCGGGTATTTCAAAGGTGCGGACGTTGTTCGAATCGCGGTTCTGTTCCCGTAAAAAATTGAGGTGAATTTTCGAGACGGCGAACAGTTTCGAAATCTCCTCACCGTACACCGCATTCCCCTTCCATCGCGCACGCACCGGCGTCCCTTCGGACACACGCTCCCACATGTTTCCCCAGATGGCGAGATGTTCATCGGCGACGGCCGAGAGCCACTTCTCGCGGTCCGGCTCCCATGTCCCTGCAAAAACCACGTCGGTGGCAAAACGCCTCACATCGTCCGGATCGACGGAGTCGGGCCGTTTCAGCATCTCGGGATCGTAACAGAACGGAAGATATTCCACCCGCCGTCCTCCCGCATCGCGCAGCGGCTGAACAAGAGAGCGCGCGTAGATGTAGTAGATGTCGAAGAGCGGTATGCTCGCGATGCTCTCGCGTGTGGCGTTTTTCACGGCGACATTGAAGGGGCCGTCGGGGTACCACTGAACCAGCAGGGGTTTGTACCGCTCCTTGACCTCGCGGAGAGACGCCGCTGAGATCGTTTCCCCCTTGAGAAAAAATACCAGGTCGGGGCGCTGCTCGGCAACGGTGCGCACAAAGGCGGCGTTCATCAGGCGCCGGTTGATGCGGCGTGTCGCGGCGGAAATAAGCGGCACGGTGGCGCCCACGGAAAAGTACGATCCGCGGTAATCAAACACTTCCACCTCGCAGCCGAGTCCTTCGAGGTGTTTTTTATACGACCATCCCCCAGTGCCGTACCAGTATTCGCAGACGAGGAGGACTTTCATCCGTGCCCATTCCCCTGCTTCCTCGCGTGAAGTACTAGCCCCGCCGATGTGACTGAGAGAAGTACATTGTTCTTCGCAAGAAAGCCCAATCCACGTGTGATTGTGCTGAGTCCGTTTAGGAGTGCCGCCAACGGGCTTGGTGCGTATTCGGCAAGTGCGCCGGGGAATCCTGTGTAGGTGCCCTGCCTCCGTAGGATTTCGAACCCCATCTTCTCCAAAAAACGAGTAAGCGTCTTCATGGAGAAATGCCGGATGTGCATGTTCACTTCGGTCGGATACGCAGGGCTGTGTCCAAAACTCGGGACGCCAAAAGCCATGAGCGTGCGATGCGCCCACCAGACTGCATTTGGCGTTGAGATAAAGAGTTCACCTCCCGGACGCAACACCCGATGAATCTCGCGCAGCGTTGTGACGGGATCCATAAGGTGTTCAATGACTTCGATACACTGGACGCGATCGAACGTCGCATCAGGGAACGGGAAAAGATTCTCGGAGTCGACCACGACAACGTCGAGACCACGCGCCCGCGCGCCTCGTGCCGCGTTGAACACAAGCTCTATTCCCACGACCTCGTTTCCTGCCTGCTGCGTGTGGATGGTGTACCTCCCCGTGCCGCAACCCACATCGAGAACGCGATGTCCCGTTCCGGCGACGGAGAGAAGAAAACGGCCGAATCGCGGTTCGATAGTGGACGCTTCGCGTTGGTCCGCAGAGGCATCATACACATATGATTCGTTGTACTGCGATTTACTCTTCACAGGATATTGCCTTCAGTTCTTCAGAAGATGGTTGTTTGAGTGTGGAGGTGAGAAATCTGAGATGCCGCCTGATGAGCCGGCCTTCCAGCAGAAGCTCGCCTGCAATAAAAATGATGAAAATTACCGCCGATGAAAATACCAGCGATAGGAGGCGGTTCTGAATATCGGGATGAGGGATGATGACGTACAGGCCCCACGTTATTGCGGCGACGAGAACCGGAATCATCACAGTTTTATACAGCGTATATGTAATTTCCTTGCGCAGCCACACGAGAAACGCTACGTAGGTCACGACCAGACTCACGAGCACAGCCCAAGCCGCACCGAGAATTCCCATGGACGTCACGAGGAAAACGAGCATCGGAATGTACACGACAAGCTGCACGATGCGCACCTTCGCCACAACTTCCGGACGACCGACGGAATAGAACAGTACCCGTATGTTTTCGACCACTGGAAACAACACCGCGTAAAGCGCGAGCACCCGCAGGACGGGACCTGAAGGTGCCCAACTTTCTCCCAGGAGCGCGGTCATAAACGTCTCGGAGGCGAGAAGGAACACCAGCCCGAAAGGTAAAAGTACGCGGATCAGGAAAAAGTTCACAAGGCCGTACGCTTCTGACAGCCGAGCCGTATCGGTGTTCATTCGTGCATACACCGGTAGCGCGACGTTGGTGATTGCAGGGCTCACGATTCTTGTGGGATACCGGGCAATGTTGTTCGCGCGCGAATAAATTCCCACCTGTTCGTAACTGTTCATCGACTTGATGACGATTCGATCCAGACTGTCATACACAACTTCGAGCGAACGCGACCAGAGAAATTTAACGCCCTGTGTGAGGAACCAACGCGCTGTCTCCGCTGAATATTCCAGACTGATACTCCAGCGTGCAAATTTCCAGCTCCCTATGAGAAATATCGCACTTGCCACAACCTGACCCGTTACGATACTCCACACGCCTCCCCCGACAAGCGCAAGGGATACGGCTGTGACAGGATTCGCGAGATTGCTCAGGAAGGAAATGATGGAGATTCGCTTGAACTCGAGATTCCTCTGGAGGATTGCGTCAAAATGCTGGCCAAAGAGGTTCGCTATGTTCACCGCTGCCAGGACCGAGATGACGGAAATTTCCAGAGTGGTCAGTTCGCGGAAGAATGAGTAACCGGCAATTGTCAGAATGGTTAACACAACAGACACGGCACTCAGAAAAATGTTGAGGACAAACGCCGTGGAATAAAAATGCGGGCGGTCCTCCTGCGTCTGTATGATGGAGATATTGAACGAAAACGCGGTGAGAATGAAGATAAATTTGATGATGCTGTCCGCGGTGTCGAACAGACCGAAATGTGTCGTCAGCACGAGGCGGCCGAGAGCCGCTTGCGAAAAGAAACCAACACCCTGGCTCAGATAATTTGCACCGCTCGTCCACAGTGCACCGACAAGTGCGCGTTTGGCGATGCTCATTTTACCGCTCCAGCTCCGCGCCGCAGAGTGTGATACACGTCGATCACGCTCTCCGCATAGCGATCCCATGTGAACGCCGCAACGTGCCGGGCGCCCTGCGAGCCCATGCTCACGGCCTTGTCAGGGTGTTCATGGAAGTCCAGAATCGCCTCCTTCAGCGCCTCGACGCTGCGGATGGGTACGACGGCACCGTCGATGCCGTCGCGAACCACGCTTCCCGTGTTCTCCGACACGATCAACGGGAGACCGCATGCCATGGCTTCGTAGGTGACAAGCGCGCTTCCCTCCTGCAGGGAGGGAAGTACAAACACGGACGCGTTTGTGTACTCCGCGGGAAGATCCTCATGACGCACATGCCCGCGCAGCGTGAACAATCCCGCGTATTTCTCCAGCACAGGACGGGCATCGGCCTCCACGCGGCCGATCAGCACGAGTTCCGAATCCCGGAGCGCAAGCTGCTTCCATGCCTCCAGGAGATAGTGCACGCCTTTTTGAATGCCGATATTTCCGACAAACAGGACACGAAATACTGAATCCTTCTTCGGGGCCGCCGCGAATCTGGAAAGATCGGTGCCGTAGGGGATGACGGTCAGCTTTTCATCGGGTATTCCATTGGCAACAAAGGTGCGCCGCACGAATTCCGACGGAATGATCACCCTGTCTGCGAGCTCGATTTCGCGCAGGCCTTTCTCGATGATCTGCGGGTGCGCTCGTTCGGTGGCCACGCCATAGCGGGCAAATTCTTCGCGGAGTATTTCGTCCTGATACTTCGGGTGCGTGGAGCCGCGCTCGATCACCACCGAGGCTCCGTGCGCCCGCGCGTACGGCATCGCTATCAGACCATAATTTCCCCAGGCATGAAACACATCGCATGGAGGAATATAGCGGCGCGACATCGCGTCAAAGAGATTGTCCTTCACGTATGAATAATACCCGCGCCGTCTGAACGGTCCCATAGCGCGGACGATCATGCCCGCGTATTCTGCAGCGGGCAGGGCGCGCCAGCGCGCCGCTGGGAGCACGTCCCTGACATACCACGCCTTCGTGGTGATGATGCGCTCGAGCAGCCCGCGTTTTTCGAGCTGTTCCGCGAGCGCCACCGCGTGGAAGCGCCCGCCGACGGAGATGACGACTTTCACGCCTGCCCGCGCCGCGCTGAACGCGTCAGGAGACCTGCTCGTCCGACGCGGGAGCGGCCGCTTGCCGCGCGCGAAGCCGCGCACGTAGCCACAGGCCCGCATAAAAGAGCAGGACCGCGATCAGCAGGTAGTTGGTGATGGTTGTGAGCAACAGGCCCGCCGTATATGTGCGCGGCTCGAAGTCGAGCGTCACCGTGTGCGAACCCGCCGGAACGACAATAGCACGGAACGCGTAATCCGTGCGCAGTATTTCCGCGGGGGCGCCGTCAATCGTTGCAGTCCAGCCGCTCGGGTAGTAGGACTCGCTGAGCTTCAGGATGGCGTCGGCCGGTGACTCGGTCTTGATGGTCATACCGTTGATTCCGCGCGCGGTGATCGAGGCCGTTGCCTGGGCAATCACCGAATCGGGGACGGGCGCCGGCGCCTTGTCCGGCTGCGCACTCAGATATGCCACCCTATCGGGCTGATAACCGGGCACGGTGCCTATGCGCGAGAAAAGGACGGAGTCATCCGGAATAACTTCGTACGAGCCGACAAAAAACGCGCGCGGCAACAGGGCAGTGTTCTCGAACACATCCTCGTTCTGGCCCTGGAACGTCGGCCGCAGCCACGGCGCCGACAAAGCGAGACCGCGCGGACCAACCACGTACTTGGTGTTGAGCATGCTGAGCAACGGCCAGTTCATTCTGTCGATCTGCTCCGCGCTCTCGAAACGGAATTCTGCGAAAATGCGGTTCCTGATGTCATCGTAGAACTTCATCTTCGCGGGGTGGTAGCCAGCGATACTTTCGATGCCGAAGGCCACGTAGTAATTGTCGCTGCCGTGCGCGGACACGGGCAGGATGCGGAATGGCCCCGTGTCACGCTGGAGGAAATCCACCACGTCGGTTTTCTGCAATGTCGCCTGCTGCACCTGCGCGGGTGCCATGTTCATGGGCTTGTAATCGACGATCCACCAGTCCGTGACCAGCAACACCAACAGGCCTGCGTACAGAGCACCTGCGGGTACCTTGCCCCTGCTGAAGCCCCATAAGAGCGCCCCGCAGAGCACCATGAACACCAGCGCAACAAGCGCGTCGTTCATGGCCATTTTGTAGATCCCGTCGCGCGTAAGCGACCGGTATTCTGCAGGTACCTGCGAGAGTTGTCCCTGCGCCGCGGCCTGTTCCACCTGCTGCATATAATTCCACGACTGCGGCTGATGGGTCTGCATACCTTCGGCGATGGCGGATTTCACCTCGCCGCTGAGGACAATCAGTCCGAGGAAAAGGACGAGCGCTCCCGCGACCGGCAACCAGACTGCTTTCGTCAGACTCCGCTGCACCGTCGCTTCGGTGTTTTTATTCTTCGACTTCACGCGCCGCACAAGTTCCGACAAGCCGATGCCCGCAAGCATGCCCATACACAGTGCCATCAGGTACAGGACCATCGACGGGATGCGGAAGTTGTTGAAGAAAGGCACGTGATTAAAAAAGAGGTCGTACAGCACGCCGAAATTGCGGCCGAACGACAGGAGAAGCGCGATCAAACCAAGCGCCATCCAGAAATGCACGAAACGATTCTTCGGCTGGAGAATGATCCCGAGCAGCGCGAGGAATGAAATTACGACACCGAGGTAAATGGGTGATTCCGTGAATGGCATGGTGCCCCAGTACGTCGGTGTTCCAAATCCGACAAACGATGGAACAAAGAACGTCACCACTTCGGGCAGACTGAAAGACCAATTGGTGGCGTAATTGTAGTCGAGTCCGCCGCCCGCCGGTCCGTGCCCTGATCCGCCTGACCCCGCGCCGCGGATCGAGAAATCCTTGTACTCCCACGTTGCGAAGTACGGACCCGAAAGCATCAGGAACGCAAACGCCGCGGCTCCGATCGTGATACCAGCAACCAGCATCGTGTTGACCGCTTTTTCGCCCTCGTACAGTTTGTACAGGAAATACAGCGCAACCGCCATCAGGTTGTAGAAGATCATCTGCACGTGGCCGGAATTAAACGTGAAGTGGAGGACGGCCACAAGCAGCGCGATTCGCAAGACGGTCTTTTTCTCGAACAGAAGATCGATGAGCAGTAGAATCGCGGGCAGCCAGGCGAACACCGTAATCTTGGTGTTATGCCCGCCCATGATCCAGTTCAGAGAATACAGGGAGAACACAACCGAGACCGATACGAGAAAGGCGGTGACGGGTTCGAATTTTTTTCGTAATCCAAACAGATACGTGAATAGACCCAGCAGGAAGAAGTTGAAAATATCCCAGAACATCGGAGGCAGCGGCAGCACGTTGATCACGGCCTGCGCCCATCCGTAGATCTGAAGCAGGATCATCGGCTTCAACGGATCGAGAAAGGTGTGCAGGTACATGCCGTGCCCGGGCGATGATGACCCCCATGTGGGCATGCCGGCGAAGATATATGGATTCCAAAAGGCGTTGACACCTTCCTGACGCGCCTTTTCGAGATACCCCTGCTCGTACTGAATCGGGGTCACGGAATCGGGCACGTTGAACACCTTCCCGGAGAAAAAGGCCTCATGGAAGAAGATGATCAATAGAAGACCCAGCAATCCCATAAAAATGGCATGAGGGTGCTGCTGAAATAGAAGTCCGAGGGAACCGGTTGACGCTGCTGGTTTGCGCACTGCGGACTTGACGGTCTTGGGCGGTGTTTTGGACATCATCTCACCGAGGGAGTGGGAATCGAAATTTTTGCGTGAAACATCGCGAAAAATAGAGAAGCGGCGGCCAACTTCCAATGCATGCCGATATGAGCGCATTCATCGGTGCCCTTGACCCGCCCTCCCGTGACCGGTACGGCGCACTCGCGGATGCCGCATCCGGAGCCCGCAAAAAAAAACCCCGGCAAAACCGGGGTTGATAGTCACTACGTCTCACTGTCGATCAGGCGACGCGTTTCTGGCCGCCTTTGGCGGGCTGCGTGCGCGACGCGCGCACCGTCACTTCCACGCGGTCCAGATCCACATACACTTCGGCATTGCAATACGGGCAGAATTTCGCGGTCTGCACATCAAAACTGATAGTGTTCTGGCACATGGGACAATCCGTGATCACCATACCGATAACCTTGCCGGTCTGTTTGACCTTGACGGGTTTTGTAAGGGGCTTATCGACTGTTTTCATTCGTCACCGTATGATGAAAAATTTGTAATCAGTAAGATACTATTTTTTTCATCAAAATCAATATAAATCGTCACGCATCATCCGATTTTTCGTTTATTAACGCAATTTCGAGCACTTCTTTCATCTCAGAGACGAGTGAAAACGTCATCTCCTGGCGTATTTTCTCTGGAATTTCCTTTACGTCCTCCTCGTTCTTTTTCGGCAGCAGCACGTGGCGGATACCCGCGCGGTGCGCCGCAAGGACCTTTTCCTTGACGCCGCCGATCGGGAGAACCGCGCCTCGGAGAGTGATCTCGCCTGTCATCGCAAGGTCGTTCCGGACGAGGCGGTTCGTAAGAAGGGACGAAAGCGCGGCCAGCATCGTGACCCCTGCTGAAGGACCATCTTTCGGGACACCGCCGGCGGGAACATGCACATGGATATCGATCTTATGGCGGAACGAGGGATCGAGGCCCAGATCCGAAGCATGGGAGGCGATATAGCTGAGCGCGGCCTGCACACTTTCCTTCATCACGTCGCGCACCTGTCCGGTAACCTGTAATTGCCCCTTGCCGGGCATCTTGGTTGCCTCGATAAAGAGGATGTCGCCGCCGACGGGAGTCCATGCAAGCCCCGTGGCGATTCCCGGCCGTGTGAGCCGCTCCGACACCTCGGGGTAGAACCGGTGCGAACTGATGTAATCGGGGAGATCGGTCTCGGTGATTGTGACCCGTTCGATCTCGCCTTCCGCCACCCGGCGTGCCACCCCGCGGCACACATCCGCGATTTTCCGTTCGAGATTACGCACACCGGATTCGCGCGTGTACCGGTCGACGAGTATTGACAGCACGTCGTCACCGATCTCGATCTGTGTCGGATCCAGTCCATGTTCGGCAATCTGTTTCGGCAGCAGATGCCGCCGCGCGATATGCACCTTTTCTTCGAGGATGTAACTCGGGATCTCGATGATCTCCATGCGGTCCTTGAGAGCGGCCTGGATAGGTTCGATCATGTTGGCGGTCGCGATGAAGAGGACCTTCGAGAGATCAAACGGGACCTCCAGATAATGATCGCTGAAATTCACGTTCTGTTCCGGGTCGAGCACCTCGAGCAGCGCCGATGTTGGGTCGCCCCGAAAATCCATGCCCACCTTGTCGATCTCATCCAGAACGAGAACGGGATTGTTGGATCCGGCTTTCTTGATACTCTGGATGATACGACCCGGGAGGGCGCCGATGTAGGTGCGCCGATGGCCGCGTATCTCGGCTTCGTCACGTATCCCGCCGAGTGAAAAGCGCACGTATTTCCTTCCCATCGCCTCTGCTATCGAGCGGCCGAGCGACGTCTTTCCGACGCCCGGAGGCCCGACAAAACACAAAATGGGACCGCGCATGTCGTTTTTTAACTTCCGGACGGCGAGGTATTCGAGGATACGTTTCTTCACCTTCTCGAGTCCGAAGTGATCTTCGTCGAGTTTTTCCCTGACGTGTTTGATGTCGAGACTGTCATCGGTCGAGATGCTCCAGGGCATTTCGAGGAGCCAGTCGAGGTACGTCCGGGCGACAGTGTATTCCGCGGATGCGGGATTCATCATCTGCAGTCTGCTGAGTTCCTTTTCCACCACGCCCTTCACGTCCTCGGGCATGACAGTTTCCTCGAGTTTCTTTTTCAGCTCGTCGACCTCGAGCCGGTCCTGATCCTCGCCGAGTTCCTTCTTGATCGCTCGGAGCTGTTCACGGAGGAAGTACTCGCGCTGTGTTTTATTGATCGTGTCCTGCACATCGTTTTGGATCTTCTGGCTCAGTTCGAGCCGCTGTATGTTCCCTGCGAGTGCAATGGTCACCTGATTGAGGCGTTCCCTCACGCTCAGGGTCTCGAGCAACGCCTGTTTCTCCGGCACGGGAAGATTGGCGAGGGAGGAGACCAGATATCCGAAGGTTGCGGTATCCTCGGTGTTCATGATGAGACTGAGTTGCTCCGGATTAAAGTCCTGCACCAGCTCCGAGAGCCGTTTGAAAAGTGTGCGGATGTTTTGGACCATGGCCGCGAGTTCATCCGACTCCACCGGGACCGCAAGGAGGTCTTCCACCCGCTCGACGTGCGCGTTGAGGTACGGCTCCTCCGACACAAGGGAAACGTACCTGGCCTTGTGAACACCCTGCACGACAACACTTTTTGAACCGTCGGGCATAGGGTAGATCTTGACCACACGCACGACGGTGCCGATGGTATAGAGGTCGTCGATGTGCGGCAGGTCGATCGACGAATCGCGCTGCGTAAGAACGATGACGGAGGATTGGGCGCGATACGCGTCCTCGATCAGGCGTATCGAACTCGGCCGTCCGACAAAGAGGGGCATGATTTGCCCGGGAAAAAACACGACGTTGCGCAGAGGCAGCACCGGCATGGTTTCAAAACGTGCGTCCATGTGCGTTGTGTCGCCGATATCGTAGGATGAGGTGGGTTCTGCTGAAGTGTCCGACATGAGCTGTCCTGTGCCAGTGAATGTGCGACGCCAAAAGAAACGAAAGTATCTGATTCCGATGTGATTGTCCACATCGTGTGATCAATCTTGCCGTGATCGGACGCTTCGTTCTGAAGGAGCAGCAGGGTGATGCAATTTCCAGGCCAGCATTCCTCCTTGATAATCCGTTCAGTTTCCGACATCCCGCGACACGACCGGTGATCCGTCTGACGGATAGGCAAGCCGGATGCGACAAAACTGACAAACGGATGTCCCAATTCCGAATAGCTGTCGTAACCCGCGCCGACGAATCAACGGGACGAATTCGTGACGATCCGCGCATTTTGACATTGGGAGGGCAGGATGTACATTCAGTGCCTCACCACACACAATAATGGGCGCGCCATGCCTGAGCTTCGCAGCGACATGATACAGTGCCATGTCTGCCGTCCTTCCCCGGATGGTTCGTATGAGCATTTGGTTTTGCAGCGCTCGAGTGATGAGGAAGTGTATCCTGATGTCTGGCAGGTTGTCACCGGAACGATCGATTCCGGTGAATCGGCAGTTGACACCGCCCGCCGGGAATTGATGGAAGAAACAGGACTGGTGCCGCTATCGCTCCATGTAGCACCTACAACCGCCACGTTTTACTCGATGCGAACAGACACCGTGCACATCATTCCCGTCTTCGCGGCAATTGTCACCCGCGACGCGCGCATCCGTCTTTCATCGGAACATCAGGCGGGCGAGTGGCTCGCAGCGGATGACGCGGCCTCCCGCCTGTTGATCCCGTCACATCGAGAGTCGCTGCGCATTGTTCGCGAACACATACTCGGCAACCCCGTACTTGCTGATCTACTCACCATCCCCGTCGTGATACCACCGGTCACACCTTAGGAGGAAACCATGCGCTTGCGCCAGCATTACTTCTCATTCATCGCCGCACTCATCGTTTTGGTCAGCGGTATTTCAGGTTGTTCATTTACCACCGCTCATTTCGAGGAGGCCACGCTCGCCCGCAGCATCGGCGAGAACAAGGAGCCGATCGAACGGGTTCAGAGCTTTCATCGTTGCGACCGTACGATGTATTGCACCGTGAAAATGGCAAACACGCCGCAGGACACCAAGGTCAAGGCCGTCTGGCGCCATTTACCCGAGGGCGGCTCAGCGGAAATCCTCGACTCGTCCGAGGTCACAGTGGCGTCCGATGTATGGATCGCTTTCCATCTCGCGATTTCCCGCGACGGCTGGGTGTACGGCAAGTACAGCGTCGAACTTTTCATTGATGGGAAATCCGCGCAGACCCTGTCCTTCAATGTCGAACCCATGTTCAAGGACGGCCTGATCCGCGAGGCAACCATCGCATCTGCTGTTGGCGAGGACCAGTATCCGCAGGACCGCACGGCGACATTCGCGACAACACCCGCGGTGGTGTATGCCGTGATCAATACGGCGGATGCTCCCGAAGGCAGTGTCTTTTCCGCGCGCTGGTATGCAAAGGATGCCGCGGGAACACAGCAGGACATTGTATCGACGGACTTCCCTTTCGCGGGTTCGGGATGGATCGCCTTTTCGCTGCGGCCCTCGGGCAATTTTCCACCCGGCACGTATTATTGCGATATTGCGGTGAACGGCACGACCGCTAACACACAATCTTTCACCATCGGCACACCATGAGCACCTCCGTATTAATCGGTATTCCGGATCTTCTCTTCAGTTCCAAAGTAAACGCGGTGGCGCGGCAACAGGGCATCCCTGTTGTCGCCACCTTTACAAAGCATGATCTCCTCTCGAAGGCGCACGGCGAAACTCCGTCGATGTTGATTCTGGATCTTAATGCCGACGCCCTCGCACCGCTGGAATCCGTCGCCGCGATGAAGAGTGATCCGCATACCCGCGGTATCGCAGTGGTCGGCTTCCAAACCCGCATTGACGAAACCCTGCGCACGTCGGCTGAAGAAGCGGGTTGTGATCTCGTACTCAGCCGGAGCCAATTCATTGAAGCGCTGCCCGATATATTGAGCGGGAAACTGCTCAAACGCTGATCGCGTTTCACCCACACCATCCGGGAACCGAAGGTTGCCCGTATCTTGTTGCCCATCAGAGTGTTAGCACTCGATGCCGACGAGTGCCATCTTGACGCACTTTGTGTATTTCCCTATTTTGCCCCGTGCTGTGTGTACGTCACACAGTGCGCAATGATGAATGAGAGAGCGGAACGAATCGCAATACCATGACTGAGCAGGACCAGAGAGATCACTACGGATTGAACTCGCGCGAGCGTCTCGTGCTGCAGCATATTATCCGTCAGTACATTTCGACGGCTAATCCTGTCGGCTCACGTACCGTCTCAAAGCAGGTGGAATTGAATCTGAGTCCGGCCTCGATCCGGAATATCATGTCAGATCTCGAGGACAAGGGGCTCATCGGTCATCCGCACACATCCGCGGGCCGGATCCCGACAGACACAGGCTACCGCTGCTATGTCGATT from Ignavibacteriota bacterium carries:
- a CDS encoding glycosyltransferase codes for the protein MKVLLVCEYWYGTGGWSYKKHLEGLGCEVEVFDYRGSYFSVGATVPLISAATRRINRRLMNAAFVRTVAEQRPDLVFFLKGETISAASLREVKERYKPLLVQWYPDGPFNVAVKNATRESIASIPLFDIYYIYARSLVQPLRDAGGRRVEYLPFCYDPEMLKRPDSVDPDDVRRFATDVVFAGTWEPDREKWLSAVADEHLAIWGNMWERVSEGTPVRARWKGNAVYGEEISKLFAVSKIHLNFLREQNRDSNNVRTFEIPGFGGFLLTQRSREQAEELFVEGSEIACFENEAELREKIVYYLEHDRERLEIAERGHARAVREHQAIHRLQRVVEDARALLGI
- a CDS encoding oligosaccharide flippase family protein is translated as MSIAKRALVGALWTSGANYLSQGVGFFSQAALGRLVLTTHFGLFDTADSIIKFIFILTAFSFNISIIQTQEDRPHFYSTAFVLNIFLSAVSVVLTILTIAGYSFFRELTTLEISVISVLAAVNIANLFGQHFDAILQRNLEFKRISIISFLSNLANPVTAVSLALVGGGVWSIVTGQVVASAIFLIGSWKFARWSISLEYSAETARWFLTQGVKFLWSRSLEVVYDSLDRIVIKSMNSYEQVGIYSRANNIARYPTRIVSPAITNVALPVYARMNTDTARLSEAYGLVNFFLIRVLLPFGLVFLLASETFMTALLGESWAPSGPVLRVLALYAVLFPVVENIRVLFYSVGRPEVVAKVRIVQLVVYIPMLVFLVTSMGILGAAWAVLVSLVVTYVAFLVWLRKEITYTLYKTVMIPVLVAAITWGLYVIIPHPDIQNRLLSLVFSSAVIFIIFIAGELLLEGRLIRRHLRFLTSTLKQPSSEELKAISCEE
- a CDS encoding methyltransferase domain-containing protein → MKSKSQYNESYVYDASADQREASTIEPRFGRFLLSVAGTGHRVLDVGCGTGRYTIHTQQAGNEVVGIELVFNAARGARARGLDVVVVDSENLFPFPDATFDRVQCIEVIEHLMDPVTTLREIHRVLRPGGELFISTPNAVWWAHRTLMAFGVPSFGHSPAYPTEVNMHIRHFSMKTLTRFLEKMGFEILRRQGTYTGFPGALAEYAPSPLAALLNGLSTITRGLGFLAKNNVLLSVTSAGLVLHARKQGNGHG
- a CDS encoding glycosyltransferase family 4 protein produces the protein MKVVISVGGRFHAVALAEQLEKRGLLERIITTKAWYVRDVLPAARWRALPAAEYAGMIVRAMGPFRRRGYYSYVKDNLFDAMSRRYIPPCDVFHAWGNYGLIAMPYARAHGASVVIERGSTHPKYQDEILREEFARYGVATERAHPQIIEKGLREIELADRVIIPSEFVRRTFVANGIPDEKLTVIPYGTDLSRFAAAPKKDSVFRVLFVGNIGIQKGVHYLLEAWKQLALRDSELVLIGRVEADARPVLEKYAGLFTLRGHVRHEDLPAEYTNASVFVLPSLQEGSALVTYEAMACGLPLIVSENTGSVVRDGIDGAVVPIRSVEALKEAILDFHEHPDKAVSMGSQGARHVAAFTWDRYAESVIDVYHTLRRGAGAVK
- a CDS encoding glycosyltransferase family 4 protein, whose protein sequence is MNIILLTSDFFPNVGGMATHAYELARAHAANGHTVNLVVPVYGTGENHREEMDGFTVHRLFITNTTPRVKHVIYIRMVRSYILALMSQMKVDVLHWHDLTPNCWSTWTLRSRLPLVWTNHTSNYLEYCETPRGRAKIRAYLHHPQAIISPSRELHEKSARTGVRSDRLYYIPNGVDAAKFKPGLSFGVLDKDFGIDLTRPVIVCPRRLEPKNGVEYLIRAVPLIRERVPGAQILIVGGGFPEERERFEVMLSDAGHREGVFFTGNVPNQSMPGFYALSTVAVLPSLMEATSISGLESMASGLPLVGTNVGGIPELIIPGESGLLVEARDPRALADALIRVLTEPSLRESLGRGARARVEQVFAWPEIARRTADVYLTAQSDWHSNHGGSAG